From the Acidilutibacter cellobiosedens genome, one window contains:
- a CDS encoding flavodoxin family protein, whose protein sequence is MSKVLALMGSPRKNKNTDRALEAMLTGMREIGHEVKKINIIDKDISPCVGCGYCEKEGECVIKDDMDEIYEGFDNSNIFVIASPLYFNTVSSFMKKVIDRCQKVWAFKCNHNDTKYKGKDKKMGIFIGVGGADFYHDQFSAMVTTMDLVFKVIDAKYIGNYFISGTDKKNVSDRSDVMDELYNIGKNIDRQESFYLYR, encoded by the coding sequence ATGAGCAAGGTTTTAGCTTTAATGGGAAGTCCGAGAAAAAATAAAAATACAGACAGGGCATTAGAAGCTATGCTTACAGGTATGAGAGAAATAGGTCATGAAGTAAAAAAGATAAATATCATAGATAAAGACATTTCTCCTTGTGTGGGATGCGGATATTGTGAAAAAGAAGGGGAATGTGTTATAAAAGACGATATGGACGAAATATATGAGGGATTTGACAACAGTAATATTTTTGTTATTGCATCTCCTCTTTATTTTAATACGGTCAGCAGTTTTATGAAAAAAGTAATTGACAGATGTCAGAAAGTCTGGGCTTTCAAATGCAATCATAATGATACCAAGTATAAAGGCAAAGATAAAAAAATGGGTATATTTATAGGCGTGGGTGGTGCTGACTTTTATCATGATCAATTTTCCGCAATGGTGACTACTATGGATTTGGTGTTTAAAGTTATTGACGCTAAGTATATAGGAAACTATTTTATTTCCGGAACGGATAAGAAGAATGTTTCCGATAGAAGCGATGTAATGGATGAGCTTTACAACATAGGAAAAAATATAGATAGGCAGGAAAGTTTTTATCTCTACAGATGA
- a CDS encoding folate family ECF transporter S component — MKKVQPFSTKALVSVSLLTAMSIIFTRFFSFIIPIAGLPALRFGLGEAPLMMAGMVYGPALGGLGGLAADLIGVVVNPQGAYFPGFTLSSMLWGILPGLFFYKRNNKNINIKGVFIVVSITYFIVSICLNTYWLSIMFGKGFLVLVPGRLLSSVVAIPLDSVMVSTYLKYSKKYYAGW; from the coding sequence ATGAAGAAGGTACAGCCTTTTAGTACTAAGGCATTGGTTTCTGTTAGCCTTTTAACGGCTATGAGTATAATATTTACAAGATTTTTTTCTTTTATCATACCTATTGCAGGCCTTCCGGCATTGAGATTCGGCCTGGGAGAAGCACCTTTGATGATGGCAGGCATGGTATATGGTCCTGCTTTGGGAGGATTAGGTGGCTTAGCTGCAGATCTGATCGGGGTAGTTGTTAACCCTCAGGGAGCGTATTTTCCGGGGTTTACTTTAAGTTCAATGCTCTGGGGCATTTTACCGGGATTATTTTTTTATAAAAGAAATAATAAAAATATTAATATTAAAGGTGTTTTCATTGTAGTTTCAATAACTTATTTTATTGTTTCTATATGTTTAAACACCTACTGGCTTTCAATTATGTTTGGAAAAGGGTTTTTGGTATTGGTCCCGGGCAGACTTTTAAGCAGTGTTGTAGCTATACCTTTAGATTCTGTGATGGTTTCCACCTATCTTAAATATTCAAAAAAATATTATGCGGGATGGTGA